From a single Actinomyces viscosus genomic region:
- a CDS encoding adenylosuccinate synthase — protein sequence MPAVVVVGTQWGDEGKGKATDQLGQDVDYVVKFNGGNNAGHTVVIDGEKFAFHLLPAGVLTPGVTPIIGNGVVVDLEVLFSEIAEIESRGKDASSLLISANAHIIPSYNRVLDRTTERFLGSRQLGTTGRGIGPTYADKMNRVGIRVQDLFDESILRQKVHSALDQKNSLFLKVFNRAAIDADAVADELLSYAERVRPMVVDCSLVLNSALDKGKTVLFEAGQATMLDIDHGTYPFVTSSNPTAGGACTGTGVGPTRIDSVVGVVKAYTTRVGEGPFPTELHDEMGERLRSEGGEFGVTTGRPRRCGWHDAVVTRYAARVNGLTDLVMTKLDVLTGHETIPVCVAYDIDGTVTQEMPLTQSDFHHAVPVYEELEGWSEDISQVRRFADLPRAAQDYVLRIEELARCRVSAIGVGPGREATISRHSLMR from the coding sequence ATGCCAGCCGTTGTCGTCGTCGGGACCCAGTGGGGAGACGAAGGAAAGGGCAAGGCGACTGACCAGCTCGGTCAGGACGTCGACTACGTCGTCAAGTTCAACGGCGGTAACAACGCCGGCCACACCGTGGTCATCGACGGCGAGAAGTTCGCCTTCCACCTCCTGCCGGCCGGCGTGCTCACCCCCGGGGTCACCCCCATCATCGGCAACGGCGTCGTCGTCGACCTGGAGGTCCTCTTCAGCGAGATCGCCGAGATCGAGTCCCGAGGCAAAGACGCCTCCAGCCTCCTCATCAGCGCCAACGCCCACATCATCCCCTCCTACAACCGGGTCCTGGACCGCACCACCGAGCGCTTCCTGGGCTCACGCCAGCTGGGCACCACCGGCCGTGGGATCGGCCCCACCTACGCGGACAAGATGAACCGCGTGGGCATCCGCGTCCAGGACCTCTTCGACGAGTCGATCCTGCGCCAGAAGGTCCACTCCGCCCTGGACCAGAAGAACAGCCTCTTCCTCAAGGTCTTCAACCGGGCCGCCATCGACGCCGACGCCGTCGCCGACGAGCTGCTCTCCTACGCCGAGCGGGTCCGGCCCATGGTCGTCGACTGCTCCCTGGTGCTCAACAGCGCCCTCGACAAGGGCAAGACCGTCCTGTTCGAGGCCGGACAGGCCACGATGCTCGACATCGACCACGGCACCTACCCCTTCGTCACCTCCTCCAACCCCACCGCCGGCGGCGCCTGCACGGGTACCGGCGTGGGGCCCACCCGGATCGACTCCGTCGTCGGCGTCGTCAAGGCCTACACCACCCGCGTGGGGGAGGGGCCCTTCCCCACCGAGCTACACGACGAGATGGGCGAGCGCCTGCGCTCCGAGGGCGGCGAGTTCGGCGTCACCACCGGCAGGCCCCGGCGCTGCGGCTGGCACGACGCCGTCGTCACCCGGTACGCCGCCCGCGTCAACGGACTCACCGACCTGGTCATGACCAAGCTCGACGTCCTCACCGGGCACGAGACCATCCCCGTGTGCGTCGCCTACGACATCGACGGCACCGTCACCCAGGAGATGCCGCTGACCCAGTCCGACTTCCACCACGCCGTCCCCGTCTACGAGGAGCTGGAGGGCTGGAGCGAGGACATCAGCCAGGTGCGCCGCTTCGCCGACCTGCCCCGAGCGGCTCAGGACTATGTGCTGCGCATCGAGGAGCTGGCCCGCTGCCGCGTCTCGGCGATCGGT